The genomic segment ACTGGTGAtcaaacaaagaaagcatacaAGTGAGACTAGAGAATATAATTGCTTCTGGATGCAATAGGTTTTTACAAAGcagagaagaagaaaacaaacaTGTATACCCTAACCACTGCCCCATCAAGCTTAGTGCAAATTCACTTTTACAGGATCTCACAGTTCACATGGATTGCAGCAAGTACTCAGCAACTATATTTAGCTACCAGCAAGAATTATTTGACCCATCCAAAATGGATTATGCATAATTCAAAAAGTTGAAGATGTAATCTCATTAATTTGAACCTTCCTTGAGTCATAAACCCTTTTTTCCCCCTTTGGAGTTGTAAACTTGTCAAGTCATAAAATGTGAAGCAAGCATGAGAAACGATGCAAACTAGtgtttaaatcaaataaatggtAAAGAGTGAACAGAATTAGACATATACAATGATTTCAGCAAATCTTGTTAAGCAACCAGAGGCAGTTAGAGTAAAATTTCTGtataaaatttctattttttaagaTCCATGAGCAGAATAtataaaatttctattttttatttacagTAAGCAGAGCTTGTAAGCAGTACAATACTCACAAAGACAAGAAGATTCACAATTATGTAAAGCCTCAAAAGGACATCGGAACCACATTAAGGATAATAAATAGAGCAACTAACATCAGGGCGATTTGGGAGTGCAATTTGTGACTGCCCGTAAAAGTATCCTATACCACCAAGCAGATTGGCAAGTGCAGCCTTACCCACTGTCACAGATCCAGAATCAAGCTGAGAAGACCAAATGAAAGTTTCAGAAACACTTCAAGAAATGCATTATTGCTTTCAAACTGAAAAAGGACAACATGAAGGATGACTCATTTCAACTGCAAAAATAGTCACATAGAGCCAATAATCCTTTGGCGTAGACAATCTTAGCACCCAAAATGATTTGTGAACTTACAATTTTCTTAGTTGAAATGGCTCAGATGAATTCGTTGTATCACACTGCACACTGGCTGTACAATCATCCAATAACTACATTGATGGCCTTGGAAGCATGATTTGAACATTGATATACTTATGCATATAATTTGGCATCAATAAACTCTGTGGAAGAGAATACAGCCAATGACTTCGCATTTTATTGAATGAATCTCTATGAAATGATAGTTCACATCCTACATCATCTGTATTTTATTTCTAAAGGATGATTACAGTGATTGACATGCCAAAGCACAAGTTTTATCTAACCCCACTAGCTAGCAACTCTAAGTAATCCTGCAGCATACATTTCATGTAATGCATAGAATAATCTAAGATGAGAAGTCAAGGATAGAATATGTAGGATAGGGCTGTTGTAGCCCACATTATCATGCTTGGAAACTGGTCTAAGAGAGATTAAGTACTCATCTAAGTTCAAAAGATTATGAAGCCCAAGGATAAACTGGTCGTTACCTCATCACCAAGATTGAAGCACCTTTCGAATTTGTCAGCATAGTCTTTTTGCTTCTCACTCAATTTATTGGTCAATGAGGCACCTACAAAGAGTGAGGAAGGAGTTGGCAAAGATTTAAATGTTCAGGTTAAGCTAAGCTTTACAACCACCCTGAACAGGGAGAGAATATAAAGCATCTAAAGTTTGTGTTGTTAACCAGATTTAAGTTGACAAACTTAAGAACAGTAAATACTTGCTCAAGATCAAATTCATCAGTTTTGCCTGAATACCTTCAAaagattatgcaaatttcagcACCATATTTTTTCTATATATTATCCAAGAacacttctttttcttttgaagtGCAGATAATAAAAGGTCGACAGCGGAAGGCACCTGCAAGACTGATGGCACGCTCTTTTTGCGCAAGAGTTCCAGACTGGAAAATGATATCTGCCTTGAAAGGTATCCTACCAGAGAGCTGAATACACAAAAGTCGTTACTAAAATTGCAAATACAAAGAGAGACTTGAGCTGAAGTCTTATTTGACAGACTGAAGAAGCAGGAGCTCATAAGATTGCTGAAATAAACCTGAAACACTAAGATGTTTGATGACCCTTCTGATGTATCTGAAAGCTGCAAGCGACCCACCTTCCTTGCCTGAAAAGTAGACAAAAACAACTTTAAGAAAGGCAGAGGAGTTACATATCATACTCAACAACGGTGCAAAAGCCACCAAATGCTGTAAAAGTCACTACAAGCATTCTTGCAGCAAAGCTATTAACAAGGTCGAGATCAGAAAACTAGGGAGGACAAACTCATGTACTTGGATCCCAAGATTTGATTGGACAAGATCAGATAAATTATGGACAAAAGGTGTCTTGAACCCAGAATagtgaaattcaaattcatcctgcaaaaaaaacaaaaaaaaaaaagcgaacAAACACACTCACAGTGAGATACAGAAATCCTGGACATAACTGAAAAAGTATCCCATAGCTTCAATAAAATTTATGTGCACTGTAATCCTCCTATTCTGGACACCAACAAACATTCCATGTGGCATCATACTGTAACTTAAAAGATGTGAAAATACTAGAAGTTTTTTATCAATTAagatttatattaatttttcagTATCATACCTCAGTACTTAAAAGTAGCTGCCAATTGCCAACATCACTCCGATATCCAGATGCTAGGATAGATTCATCATCTACATCTGTGGCTCCGCTACCCAAATTTAGTGCATTTCCACTTTCATCATCCATATAGAAGAACAGATGCACAGTTTTTGACATTTCCTCACTAAGGTTTACTCTGTCAACAATTTCAAAGCTGTTAGAGAAGAAAGAAATCACAGGACATGAAAGATGAGCATAGCATCTAAGATGCTATAGCTTATTAGCAATGAGAACTAATTTCAGCAAGTTTTGTTTTCCGAGGTCTAGAGCATGTCCTTGACAAATGTGATAACCTCCAAAAGAAAGTTTTGCACTAAGTAGTTTCATGCTCAACATTCCAGATGCACCCACTATATTCTATGTTCCTCAGCATCAAAGTTAAGCATGCATCCAACAAGCAAAGACATTCTCACATAACTATTAACAATATAACTGGTTCAGCAGTTGCTTAATGAGAGAAAGGAGACTCGCAAAAACACAATCAGACGAATTGAAGATTTTACATGATAACAATAAAATATTGATCAAAGAGTGTACAGAGAAATTACCTAGACAATTAAGTGACACATTCACGTCAATAAAATTCCATCCAATACTTACTTTTGAAAGAATAGCATTTGGGAAGACTTTCAGTTTCTAGGCTTATACACTAAAAGCAACCAACTGCCTTTTGGTTTTAAGAAAGTGGCCATAAAATTTAAGTTAATGGGGATTACTCATCATTTTCCACTTCAATTCGGACAGCCCAGTCTCCACCATAGCTGCTCCCATGCTCCTTGGACTTGAGGAAACTTGTTTTCAAGGTCATATCTTGGTCAACCAAAATTTGATGTCCATAATCCCGTCCATTATGCTCTGTCCATCCATATGTCCTAAGCTCATCTGAATCTTGGCAGATGTGTCGCATGGCATACCTTCCATTCGTAATACCAATCCACATCAAACCAGCAATCAAAGACTGTGGGGTCCTACCAATAAACACCAAAAAGTACATGATTATGTCGATCCCAGTCCACACAGTGCATGTTTCATAAAGCATCATAAGTCACACTAGAAGTCCATCAGAAAAACTATACAACATATTGGGGAGTCTTTCTGGTTCCATTGAGGCTGAAAGATGAACCAAGATACTCAATATATGAACTAAGCCCAGCTCGATAAGTGCTCACTGAGACTAaaacatcgaaggatcaaaccAAGTCTGCAGTGTTCTTTTTAAGGTCTAGAACTCAGCTTGAGCTCAGTTCCATGAGTCAACTAGACGTTATACATATTAATAAATGAAGGTAAGCTGGCCTTCGAAAACAACAGCATTTGGCTCGATTAGATTCCTTTAGACCCTACTTTTCATTCTACCACATAAAATTGCACGCCAAAAGCAGCAATTTTTCTTGACATTCCAGAGCAGAATGTGAGAAGGAGTCGATACCGTGCACGAATCCCAAAATAAACGTTAGGTCTATAGGTTCCCCAATACAAGCTCTCCTTGTGCTCCCCTTGAAACTgccaggaaaaaggaaaaatcatccTCGTAGCTGAATTTAATTTATTAGGATACATAAAACAAAGTGGAAAACTGAAATTATACTAAATTAAAGAACAAATATTCACCATGGGAAGTTCCATGAGTTTGGGAGCGGGAAATGGCGTGATAACCCTGGGCTTTTCCGGCTCTTCATTAGTATTTACCAATCGGAAAATGAAAAAGAGGGCGATCGAGGAGAACAGGATTCCAAACCCTAGGAAAACTTTGCTGCTCACGTTTGTAATTCGAATGAGGCTTTGGTCTCTGCCTCTATAACTTCGAGGTCTAGCGTTCGTACTTACTCTGTGGACTGACTCATCACCAACGGCGTCTGCGGAGGGCTTGCCTCTACTCCGAGTGCTGCTTCGTCTTGAACTGCCGGCCATTTTCCGGTGTGGGTTTATTGCTGATTCTGATTTCTGGGGAGGTTTTGCGCAGAGTGCGCCTGCGGCTGCTGCACAAGAAGCAGGACGGTGGACTTGGACTGGGCCAAGGCCTGTAGTGTTATTGAAAATCTGGGCTGCTGTAGCTTAAAGTCCATATCTGAAACCTATAAATCTGCCTTGATCCTCGGCTATAGGCTATGAAAATCCGCAAACTTGGGGCCACGGATGTTAAAGACCAGGACGGTAGACTTGGACTGGGCCGAAGCTGTCTCAGGTGATCTCTCAGTTTTTTTGGTGGTATAATTGCTACTAAAAAACATAGGGTCTGTTTCGATTGGGCAGTTTTTTGACTACATATACTAGCAGTTGAAAAATTGGTAGTAAAAAACTACTAGTATATATGTAGTAAAAAAACAACTGGTTAGTCAACGCATCTAGCCCCCGGGGTTAGATCACCCGGTCTGCGGCTGGAAAACCACTCGCAAGGTCGTGGGATCGAACCTCACCTAACGCCTGGGTGCGGTTGGGGTGGCGCTGTACTCCaggcgcaggggattagtcgggccgccttcgggtcttgacccggacaccccctgtgttgacaaaaaaacaaaaaacaaaaaaaaaagtcaacgCATTGTTTTGAAATGTCTACAGTGGCGATTTTGGAGTACGATATTGTTTTGGCTCGGAAGTAAGAAAACCTTTGCTGTTTCTACGGAACTCTTCATTCCTTTTCCTCAAACCGAATTTCAACTTGCAGGTGCTCATATGTGGAACTATGTGGAACCTACCTGTCGACATCTGAAAGCTTTTCTTCCCGAGCAAATTCGTCCTACTTTTTTCGTTCCAAAGCTGCTTGTGGTAATTTTGGGCAGCTGCCATTAAAAACTTGCCCGAAGCTTACTCTCGTTAGCTTCAACGGAGACACCTTCAGTGAGCTGTTCTGTTCCAGGTAGCTACAAGAAACTCGGACACACGGCTTGCGCAGGGAGCAGGTGGTCTTCTTCTTCTCGCTGTGCTTCCAATAAGCTCGTTTAATTGGCTTTGTGCTATGGAAATTGGCAGAGAGGTGCGCTTTGTTTAGCAGATCCCCATTTTATTTATTGGAGGTAATTAATTTGGTACACTTCCGTACGAATTAGGGCTGAATTtttaacttggaaattttgGCTTTCTATTACAATTCCTGTAGCTAAGCTATGAACAATTGGTGTATTTTGATAACTGGAACGCAGGTAAATCTTGTCAACTTGGGTTTATGGCATCAGTACCATTTACGTAGCTAATCGCATTTGAGTAATTGAACTTTAATTGTTATTGTTGCTGCTTCTATTCTGTGCGATTGGTGGTGATTAGGTGTTTCTCACGGATACTCTCCGGCAGCTTGTTTTTCAAAATGCTCAGcgtgtttttgtttttgggcaAAAAACCTTAGCGGCAACTGAACTATTTGTCAGATCATGTTTTGGCTATTAAACTATTTTTCGTTAGTAATTGACCACTAAATAACTTAATCAGTAAATCCGTGACCATTTAGTCGATAATTGCTCTTAATATGTGAAATTAGCAGTACACGAGGCAAAAGTGCCGGGTAATTTTTAGTGGATTAGACAGTAAAGCAAGATGGGAGGTTTTAAGTGGCCGCCATTTTGATTGCTTTGCTTGGGCTATGGTGGGGAAGGACTTCCGCACCAGAAAAATTTTGGAAGATTTGCTGCTGCAACATGTCTGCCGAGCCAAGGATGATATGGCCCCATTTTCAGATTTGGACTTGGCTCAGAAGCTTTACCAGTTCCTGCAGTCCAAGAGATTCTTGATTGTTTTGGATGATGCCTGCTCTGCCGATGCTTGGGAGTGCCTCCGCATTGCACTTTTGTCTCAAGAACCAACCGCCAGCAAAGTGCTGCTCACCACTCGGGATGTCGGAGTTGCAGACAAGATTGCTTCTTCATTAGCCGACGACAAAGGATTCATTCACCGGATGAGATTTCTTAACCCAGACGAAGGCTGGGAGCTTCTCCGCAAGATGGCTTTCAGAGCTCACTCTTCTTCTGGTAAAGGCATCATTTCCAGAAAAAATCTTACCTCTCCTGGGCAGACCACATATCTTCTTGCTGGGTTCCAATTTGTCCATGAGGTCTTCATCGTTGCTGTTAATTTGCAGAAGCATCTAGGTTTAGCAGAGCGCCTCGACATTCTTGTCTTCTTCTTCGGCTTCTTGGATTTGTGGCTGAAGATTTGGGGCTCCCAATTGAGTCCCTATTTTTTCCTCCATATAATTTTCCATTCGGTGATTGTTTgaggaaagaaattaaaaggagAATACGGTCGCATAGTTGTTAGATAAAATTACCCTCGTATTTTGCCACGTGTACTGCTAATTTCACAGATTAAGAGCAATTATTGATTAAATGGTCACGAATTTActgattaagttgtttagtggTCAATTATTgacgaaaaatagtttgatggcCAAAACAAGATCTGACAAATAGTTTAGTGGCGGCTAAGGTTTTTTGCCCTTTGTTTTTTGTGTGGTTCCATTTGTTTGCTTCAGCGTGTTTTTCAAAATGCTCAGCGTGTTTACTTCATCCGAGACAATGTACCCAATGATATGTACTTCAATGAAGAAGTAGCGCTCGGTGCCTTAGCAGATGCCGGGGATCCAAGGGACTTCGTTCAGGGCAGTCAAAATTTCGATATGTCGCAGCGGGCATACATAACTAGAACGAAAATCTAACGGCTCACATGTATCTCAATGCAAACAACTAGCCATTCGCCGTTGACGTAGCTTCTGAATTAGAGCTCGCAGGATGTTTAACATGCTCATTTTATCATCCgttatttttatttgagatACTTTAGTTCGTATGATGCTTAATTGTGTATGGGATGAAATAGACTTTTACGAAATTATTTCCTTTTCCCGTGGCATATAACCAAGTGTAGCAAATCTTGAATTAAAGCTCTACTCTATTGTTACGATACCACTTCATTTAAAtttatgaatgataaacccACTGTCTATCCATTCTTCCTTATCCAAACAACCGCAAATAACACACACTCATTACTTAAGGGAAACCCACAGCCCAATCCAAAAGGCATGCTGACTTTCAGGCTACACTGAGGACCTTAAGTagtacacacaccactcactgTCTATCCATTCTTTACATATTGTTATTTGCATCCTGAGCATGCCATGGCCAAACAAGGGTATATTTATACATGCATGATTGCATTGTTTAGGCCAATATCATCCAATCATTATTGCCGAGCTATAACGCCAATTTCCAAATAGCATGTTGGGTAGACACAAGTTTACCGGCGAATGCATTTTATGCCGATATGAAAGTGTAGTTATTTATGAAATACAGATCAATCTAAACGCAGAAGGTTTTGAAAAACAATGAATTTTTCACAAACTGCCTATCCAAACGAAATCATCTGTATTTGAAAAAACACCCCCAAAATAACCACGTCAATTCAACAGCATTAGCCGTGCTAGACAAATATACTTTGCTGAATCACTGGAGAACCACAATAGCAGGGTTATTTTCGCATCCGAGCGGACACTAGCTAATCCACTAGGTTTCACTCGACTCAACCCCCCGGATTTGTTCAACCAAAAGCAACCCGAAAGTGAAATTCATTTTTGGAGGGTGTGACTTTCAGCTGCTGAAGCATACAAACGGCAAGCATGGATAATCATTCAACCCGATAATATaagttcccaaaaaaaaaaaaaaaaaaaaaaacaatactcTTAAGCCATCTTAAACGTCTTTTGAAAGAACAGCATTATAAGAAACCTTTCTATGAGTCGGAAACATGAAAATTAACTTACTACAAGAATATGGGTAACATGAGAAGGAATATAAAATTTTCTTTAGCCTCAGAATATAGCGAGTAAACAATCAACTCCTATCACATTAACAAACaaatttgagaaacaaagacTTCACACCTGTACGAAAGGAAATacagaatttctcaaaaattcaaTAGTACAAAGCATTTAAGAATACTAATTCTGAAGGGTGAGACTGCTCTACGATCACTTTGGAGTAAGCAATCATTTCTGTGTCAGAAGAATATTATTGATACTCCCATCATGAAGCATCCAACTGCTACCCAAGGGCTCAAGCGCTCACCTGCAAGACAAAGCATAGTGGTAAAAATCATCTTGAGAGTTTTCAAGGCAACCCAGTATGTACCGTGATAATTAATGGCAAAGATGATAAGTCAGCAATGAACCTCTAATAGACAATTTTGTGAAGGAATCTAACTAAACACaaccccacccccaccccctcTTTTTTCTCCTGTTTTCTTGTGCATGTAGCGGCCTGGGGGTTGTGGGATGGAAGGGGAGACAAACAATGGGGGAAACAGAAACATATCCACAAGATACTTGAGTCATTCTGAGAAAGTACCAAGTCAAATGTATTTTTATGCTTGCAAAGAAGAAATAGTGACCATACACTAGTCTgaatgttgaattttgtatgcCACAATAGATTTAGCTCAATTAGGACCACAGGGGACTTTATTAATTTCTGATTGATTGAATGTAGAACAGCATGAGAAGCAGATGGAAAAGTAACATTCCTAAAAACCTTGTGAACACCAAGCAACTCTAATTACAAGGCAATGCATTTATTCTATGCAAATTGTAACCATAAATTTATTGTCGCCACTCTAATTACTGTCTAGCTGATTTCTTTGTATTTCAAATACTCCATTTCACAATAAAAGCAGGCATTCTAGTTTATAGCAACTACAAGACTACATGAATTATATGAAACATAGATTTGCCAACAACTATTTCCAATAGCAATACCATGCTTGCAATGGTGTCACTTACCTATTCTGGCAGCCTTCCAAAAGAAGCCCCGAAACCTGGAATAGTAACACAACATCAGTACGTTCATTAAATGAATATGATGACATGACTGAATTGCTGTAATCATGAGATCCAAAGGAAGAAGATAAATGACGTAGTAAAGATATTcgacacatttttcaatcccaAAACATTACACACAGCAATTACACACTGATCTATGTATCCATCCTGTGAAATACGTGCACCATTCTGTTAAAAGTGATTTCTTTCATGGAACCCACTGGCTTCAATTGTACACGCACAAATATTGTCCATCAAATATTCAAACAAGACAACTTCCGCCAGAGGCAGAACCCACAATCTCTTAGTCCCTTAGAAATGTTCATAAGCAAAGCTGATTAGTTCTCCCACAATCTGTGATGCAAGCACAAAGATGGCAAAGATACATGCATTTGTAGGCACATTGTTTTTTCCAGAAACCAAGAAGCACCGTATGCAAGACAAATAATACAAATAATATGTAAATTTTATGTCTTGGCATATGAACTAGAATCACTCCAATGAATATGAAAGAACACTCTGCTATAAGtgaatttatccaaaaaaactGCTATAGATTACATTTTCCAAAAGCTTTTCCATGGAACTATTGAACATATGCACATCCATTTGACGACCCTATAGAAAAGCATATTCTCTACCATTAACAAAGGAAAGATTATAGAAACTATACCAAGTATTGATTTCTTATTAACGAAAGTCTTTTCAAACATCTCCTTGTGTAACCATTCTATGAGTTCCATCGTCCACGCGTCATACATCACGCATCAGAAATTTCATATCTTGTCATCCTAACAGCAAAACTTGTAATCAGGCATTCACTATCCGCATGTCAAAATGCGATGTCGAACCTTTTCAAAAAGAATGCAAAAAAGTGCACTGATATTAACTATGAAGTACAGAAATCATGAAATAGTGCCTTTCTCagccaaaaaagaaacaaacttTAACCAAATATTTCACTGACTAAAAAATTTATGATTTGAAACTaagcaaacaaaataaacattaaTAAGCAATTTTAGATAGGATAAAATCGTTGAAGCTAAGAAGACTTACCCAGTCCTCTGTTCAAGAAGAGCTGGAAAATGCATCTTTACATAAGTGCAAGTACAAATCCCCAGCAGCACTACCGTAAGAAAAGAGTGGAAATTGAAGAGCGCGGACTGGAAAATTTAGCAATACAAATTTCAGTATCTattttaaattctaaaaatagaAATCTGAAATCCTGCAATTTCGAAAAGTAACGCACCATATCCAAATTCTTCCCTTAATACCTTTCTTCCGCGAAAACCTAAAAACACAAGAAGCAAAGAATTATCTAATTATTCTACCTCGATTTAACATACGGCGCGAAGAGCAAGGCACTGATTCGTTTTCCAAGCAAGATGTACCAAAAATTTAACAGTCatagttaaaaagaaagaaagaacacaTACAAATGACCGAGATTAGATAAGTgaatatagagagagagagacaatcacAAGGAAGCGATTCAGTGTCACAGTCGAGCGACGATCTCAAAGTGAATGAGAAGATGGCAGCAGTATCGCGAGAGGTGCAGATACAGCTGctgctgcttttttttttttaattatttttttcctattatttatttatttctattttggaCAATATACCACTAGCAGAAGGGAACGAAGAGAATTAAattaaaagagagagaaatgCTCAAGTGTCAGGGACGACTGGAAAATCTAATAGCTCTGCCCACCGTTCATCTGTGCTACCGGTCTGATCCTGACGAGAGGCAGGTAAAATTAACCGTTCGATTACCACTATTCGctagaaggaaagaaaagagggaaagtCTTGCTCTTATTGACCCTTTTGGTTTGCTTTATATCACTTTGCTCCCCAACTTAAAAGTATTAAACGGATTTGCCCCGTTCTAATGGTTTTATTATGATTTGCCCCGGAAGCAATAACTCCTTTGTACTAGTATTCATTCTGCACAATCATTTGTAGCACACGAGTACATTGTAGGCTTATAACAATTTGAAGCTTGTTGCTCAATTGGCTGCAAATTAATGAATTTTGTTAcccaattttgaagaaaaagattTTACTACCCATAAATGAATTACTAAAGTTTTTTCCGATAGCTAGGGTACCATATAGCCTTT from the Coffea arabica cultivar ET-39 chromosome 11e, Coffea Arabica ET-39 HiFi, whole genome shotgun sequence genome contains:
- the LOC140021087 gene encoding uncharacterized protein; its protein translation is MSALFNFHSFLTVVLLGICTCTYVKMHFPALLEQRTGFRGFFWKAARIGERLSPWVAVGCFMMGVSIIFF